taggtggttcatggacatggttgtaatttttattacctctgttgttctttgtactgccatgattgaagatgaatagattggaagtttctcAAGAAAAAAAACTTCCTTTTTTTGGCAAAACAAAATAATTGCACTACTGTGCTGCAATCAGCAACAGAATTGGTCCCTACGCAGACAACTCAGCTCAATTCACTAAATTAAAAAAATTCAGTCACAGCACAAGAAATTTCCACTTTAAAGGAATCGAAACATCCCCACCACGCAACCCTAGAAATGCATTTCTACTCTATGAAACAATCCTGGATGCTCAGCCCACAACATCGGAAGCTCCGATTCAGCGAAAGCCCTTGTCTGGATGTGCTGGAGCAGCCCAAGTCTTAAATCTGCAGAAATACTTGTTTTATATTTTTGGGAACCTGAAAAATTTGGAGCAAATTTTACTATTGGAGCCTCCTTTTTTGCCGCAAATGCTCCGAGTTGATGGTGAGTTTAGTGTTTACACAAATCATTGAAAAATCTGCAAGTCATAACATCGCTTACACAATCGGAAGCAACTTGCTTGGCTTTAGACCATTACCGAATGAGATAATGGAAGTATAGACTGTTCATTTCAACCATTCACAAGGCATAACAGATATTAATCATCTAGTAAAATTTTAGAAACATCTATGACAAAAAAAATAGAGCAGCATCGCATCACAAAAAAGATGAGACGCAGGTGAGAATTACATATTTCAGAGTACTGCAAAATTAATAGCTGCATAAAATTCAGTCACAAACACATATAATCCTCACATTACATAAAACTCAGTCTTGGAACATAACCAGACTAGGCATTAAACAGCTAAATTGGACAGAACACAGGTTAAACAGCTTCCACAGCCATCGCAGCAAACACGCCAGGAATCACTAGACCATGCCGTCATCCCTCGGTGCCTGGCAACCTGGATGCAAGATGATGCTTCCCCTCCTTCCAAGGCGCCTACTTGGATCGCTGCCTCATCTTTCGGCGCTTCCTCTTgagcctcctcatcctcttcttcttccactgCAAATTACAGTACCCAAGCTGACCATGAGCATAAATTGCATAGGTGCTCCATAGGAGATGCAATCATAACAAGACTTCCAGATGGAAAGGAACAGATAGTAACTTGTTTTGGAATCAGAAGATTGAGTGTTTCATTGGATATCATCACGTGATTTTCAGAAACACGGACCAATTGTTCTTCATCATTTCCCAAACTTAAGTCAATTTCAAAGAAAAAACTATGATAAAAAATCAAAAGAACTAGCTAAGCAAAGTATAGAATCGCAGTCGGCTTGACATTCAGAATGAGTAGGAGGATTTTATCATCAAATAGATCAGACGCCAATTGTCTTCCTCATCATGCCAACCGACGCAATTGAttgaaagaaagaacaaatcaagGAAAAACACTGGCAAATGTTCTCTCAGACAAATGCCTCGATTGTCCACATGGTTTTATAGAATGGATTACATCGGACTCGTCATCTGTTTAAATCATCACAGACAACCACAAACAAACACGCGCAAAGAAAATCAATTCAGTGAACAGAAACTACATCCTAGAATCTCTGAGAATAAGCAAATCGAACTATAATATCTGGTTCTCTCAGGTAATTGCCTCGTTTTTGTCCCCACGGTTGAATGGAATGGATTGGATCGGACATCTAATCAGTGTTGATCATCACAGAGAACCACTAATTACGCAAGCGAGcggcagcaacagcaacagcaggaaCGCACGCTCGATAAACGCTAGCACGTTAACGGATCTACCGCGGTCGCGAAGCAGCTAACAGCAGGCAAGGTAGAAGAAGGGCCGCAGTTCTTACCTTGGCCCTCATCGCGGCGGCGGTGTCGGCCTCGCTCTCCGGTTCGCGGGGATGGCAGCGGTGGGAGTGTGTGGACGAACCCGATCTCCGTAGATGGTTGGCGGCGGGGGCTCTCGCCTCGTACTTTATAGGGGGTGGGGTGCtgggaaggggaaaccctagcggGTGGACGGCTCGGATCAGCCGCTGAGCGGCGTTCTGATCCGATTTGGTCGGTCTCTGGTTCGCAGGCCTAATGGGCCTTCAAACCAACGTCTCGGCCCACGGTCGCATCTAAGATGATGGGCTTCTCTTCTCTTTTTATTAAACTGGGTCTCCTCCTCGCTTGCTTGACTCGGCCTAATCGGTTCTGCTAAAAAGAAACAAGAATATCTTGCCGGTTGCAGCTCATGTACCATCATGTTCCACCACTCGCGAGGATCTTACGAGACCACGAGCGAAACTAGTGTAAAACAAGCATGgaggaagtggatcctctaacatgaAGGAGGTAAGTCACCTAAGCTACAGTGCAAACTACGGTAAAACAGAGAAGAAAAGTAATGTATTATCTACTTATAAGTAGGTACGATACACAGTTACTGTTGAGATAAATAaatttaaaattaattttattgcACCATAATTTTGTTTGTACATAATTTTTGTAAATGTATAAAGTAGATTTGTAATTTACAAATTAATTCAAGTCATTTTAGCTTTGATCATATGAAAGTGAAGGAGGAAAGTTAAGGAATTGTAGCTTAGGTGACTTCCCTCCTTTATGTCGGAGGATCCACTTCCCCTGCAGGGAAGCTCTTTTTGGAGCTAGATGAATAGCAACTTCACCAGCTCGTTTATACACACATCATGGAGATAGAAGAATTGATGAAAACGCACAAACATATCAGTAATTCGGTAATAACATCAAAAAGATTATCACAGCTGAGCACCTCAGAATTCATAATCGCATAAGATTCACTCACACAAACATATATGAAGACCTAACATATCTGAAACTCCCGAGACAGCAAGCATATAGACAGCCCACGCCTTAGGATTCACTCCCTCAGGATTAATCACAAATCATCTCACTGACACTGTCCACACTATAGGATTTTTCTAGTCCTGCCTGGAACAGTTATCATACGTATGTCCTCCAACAGCATATAAACAGCGGCAGCAAAGCTCGAATTATACCGATCGGGGCACATGACATCCATATCCACATTACGGCAATGCCTGAGATTAAAAGAGGATTCAAGCTACAAAAGACCATTCTGCCAAGTCGATCGTTGCTCAAATGCCAGATAAAGGGGTTTGGATACATGACAGGGTCTGATTGATTCAACTCATAACACCAAAACAATATGACAAGTAGTAATAGTTCTTGAACACAACGACTACAGATATAGGTGAAAGCAATCTAGAAGAGggatgttcccttgcccttcttgtctCCACCGATCTCAAAATGCTTGCACCTCTGCAGAGGAATAGAGACAGGCTGAGCAAAGCACAACGGAACAAAAAATAAATGTTCAGtacaagaaaaaaaaagaggaacaaACCTTGATGGCGCGCTGGGAGTAGTGCTTGCAGCTCTGGCACTGCAGCTTCAGCACAATCTTCTTGGTGGTTTTTGCCTGAAGAAAAGGTCACATAATTAGCATTCCCCAACTGGCTTTAATCTTTATCTGATAGTATTACACTAACCAGACACACCATAAGTAGATGACAATGAAATTGATAGACAAATCAGATCAATTGACAATCACACGCAAAGATGTTGCCGTACCTTCTTGTGGAAAACGGGCTTGGTCTGACCACCGTATCCCGACTGCTTCCTGTCATAACGACGCTTTCCCTGGGCAGACAGGCTGTCCTTACCCTTCTTGTATTGAGTGACCTTGTGAAGGGTGTGCTTCTTGCACTCCTTGTTTTTGCAGTAAGTCTTCTTGGTCTTCGGAACGTTCACCTATTTAGCATTCGCAACAAAACTAATGTTAAAACAGGGTTTGTATGAAACTGCATACAGTTTCAGATGACACTGCAATAGCTAAAAAGTAGATCTAGAAACAAGTTCAGTAAATGTTCAAGAAATACTCAAAAAGCCAATAGTACAATAAACAATTAGGTCCTCAGAAACATGCTTATGGTTGTCATCACAAGGATAATCAGGTCTCAAAGATTTCATGCCATCATAGGATCCCATAATTAAAAGAGCAAACAATAAACAGTAAGAATTGAAATTGCAGCATTACTTGCATAACAAAATCATATTATCACGTGGTAAGAAAGAAGTAATTAATGGCAGATGGTCTGATCGGGGGTCGGGGCAATACATGCAAACAATGGCTGTAAGTTTAGTTTTAGGTTAGCTAAGTACACAAACAGTTCGGATGTCAAACACACCAAACAAAATCACTGAATACTCCACAATATGGCCAACCGCGGTGGGTTTTAGATGTATCATGTAATGTGAAGTTGCATGAGCACGTTCACAATATTACAGAATGAAAGACGCATAAATACAAACTATAGTCGATCtaaacacaaaataaaaactaaATTAGACTTGTTTCTGACACGACAAGCTATCCATTCCATCTTTGAAAAAGGCCAGCTACCTGATATAAACTAGTGCACCAGCTTACATATCTAAAGCACATCTCATACACAATAACTAGAAACCTAGAGCAGTACTAAATTAAGTTAAAATACAGCTCATCGGTGCACAAAAATGCAGTGTGCACAGAGAGAATATAATTCAATCCTGTGCTTTTAGAATCAGAAGCATTGAGTGTTTTATTGGACATCATCACATGGTTTTCAGAAACACGGACCAATTGTTCTTTATCATTTCATTTCCCAAACTGAAGTTAATTTCAAAGGCAAAGAGGAAACAACTATTTGTATGGTATCTACACAACTAGTTCAGCAAAGTAGAGATCTGCAGTCGGTTTGACATTCAGAATGAGTAGGAGGATTTAATCATCAAATATATCAGACAACAATTGTCTTCATCATCATGCCAGCGACGCAATTATACAAAAAAAACAGTGGAGAAAATGATCTAATGAAATGGCTAAGCAATCAATGCTCTCTCAGACAAATGCCTTGATAGTCCACATGGTGTAACTGAATGGATTGCATCAGACTCGTCATCTATTTTCATCATCACAGAGAACTATCAAAATAGCGTTCTAATATTACACAATAAGCACATGGAattcaagcagcagcagcagcagcagcagcatgacaGGGCAAAAGCATAACACAACCAGTGTTCTCTCAGACAAATCCCTCGTTTTGTCCCCATGTTTTAGTGGAATGGATTGGGTCGGACATCTAATCGGTGTTGATCATCACAGAGAACCCACAAGCAACAGCGCGTGAGCCGCAGAAAAAGAAGGCAACAATTGGTAAACACGAGCGCATCTACCGCGGTCGCAAAGTGATCCTCTAGCAGGAAATCGCATCCTATGGACGGGGGAGGAGCACGGGCGGGGGACAAACcatggcggccgcggcggcggtgcGGTGCTCGCGCTCGGTCGGTTAGCGTCgtcgtcggcgtcggcggcggcggaaggGTGTGGAAGATTGGCGGCGGAGGCTCTCGCCTCCTTCTTATAGGGTTTGGGTGCTGCGGAGGTGGACGGCTCAGATCAGATCAGCCGCTGCACGCAGTGATCCGGTCGCGTCTCTGGTtggtgggcctaatgggccttcgaACTGACTCCTAGGCCCACGCTCACATAATAAGATGGGATGACGGCTCGACTTGCTCAGTTCTGATCGGTTTTCCAGAGGAGTTCGCTGGGCGAGATGACCTGCGGCGGCCTCCCcagctcgccggcgccggcgccggaggTAGCGGCCCCGCTGGAGGACGAGAACCTCCTCCCGGAGATCCTCGTCCGCCTAGCCCCGCTGCCGTCCGCCCTCCCGCGCGCCTCCCTCGTCTGCAAGCGCTGGCGCCGCCTCGTCACCGACCGCCGCTTCGTCCGCCGCTTCCGCGCGCACCACCTCCGCAGCCCGCCTCCCCTGATCGGATTCTTCGAGGAGGTCACCCGCAAACCCGACGCCCCCAGCCCCGCCCCGGACGCCCCCGAAGTCCTCTCCTTCACACCTGCCCTGGAGCCCCCCGACCGCGTCCCGGTCGGGCGCTTCTCCCTGCGCCTCCACGACGGCAGCGGCCGCTCCAACATCGGCTGCCGCGACGGCCTCGTGCTCCTCATCGACCCGGCGGGCTTGGACATCGAGGCCCTCGCGTGGGACCCCGTCACCGGCGACCAGCACCGCTTCCTCATCCCCCAGGTGATCGACGACGGCCAGGGCACCGAGATCTTAAACGGGGCGGTCCTTCGCACCGCCGGAATCCTCGACGATCGCCCCTTCCGGTTCCAGGCGGTCTTGGCCGGCGTCGACAGGCAGAACAAGCGGCTGTTCGCCTGCGTTTACTCGTCGGAGACCGGCGAATGGGGCGATCCAGTCTGGGTACCCGCGGATTTCACGAGCGGCGTAACCACCATGATTGAGATGCGTGTTTCCAGTACCCTGGTTGGGAATTCCCTCTACTGGTCCCTTTGCTCAACTGGTTGGGAGGTAGCTGCCATCCTTCATACACTTACCCTGCTTGGGTAAATGTAGGAGGAATGGCAGCCGGACCTTCCGGGCTGTGCCCGTGGACGGCGGTGAGCTTGGCGCCCTTGAGCTGTTAGACGCCAACCTCCATTTGTGGAAAAGGAAGGTCGACCGTGATGGGGTTGTTTCATGGGTGCTGGGGAAGACCATTGGATTGGAGGAACTTCTTTATATAGATAAAAGGAAAATGGGCCCAATGATGCTCGGGTATTGCGAGGACAATAATGTGGTGTTTATATGGACATATCACGGTATTTTCATGGTCCAGCTTGAGTCACTCGAAGTGTACAAGCCTCCCATACATACATTTTACTGTCTGGTTCATCCATTCACAAGTGTCTACACTGCAGGTAGTAACTAAGTAATTTTCTATATATAATTGATTGATGGAAAGTTTTTCACATCCTTGTTGTTAGATTAGACTAATATAAATTAAATATCTGTTAACTGTTTTTTTGCTGCTCAATTTGCTATTTAAATAGATAATCATATTGTTCatggtattattattattatgattGTCAAACTATGTGGTTTAAGTCAGAGGTAGCAAGCATTTTATGTTAAATTTACGGAAATATTaacgccacacgtgtgggcgtttgcatctcgcccacacgcgtgaATCCGCGTCCGTTCGTGAgcgcacgaatcttggcatgtttctagtgccacgtaggactggtctggtgtgtgggcgtttaacCGGTCGGCCACACGGCCGTTTCACCACACgggaggggctggtgtgtgggcgttcagcagttcgcccacacgccactTTCCACGCACGCAAAAGGGCTAGTGTATGTGCATTTGctatctcgcccacacgcccgtctcatctcccacacccaagctgctagttgccatgtgttttgcagtgcaCATGGTAACTGCCCTAGTatgctttataagcaggtggcaactctctttttacccgagttgccatgtgttttgcagggtacacggcaactgtctagtgtgcacgtaagcagatggcaactctcttttaccaAGTTGCCATGTGTCTTTGCATGGTATATGGCAAttgccctaacgtgcacgtaagcagatggcaactcttccttttacatggcaactgccctagcatgcttgtgagcacatggcaactctctcaactgcctagtgttagtatgtggcaactcctaaagttttgaaatcatggcaactacagtagaccagaccatacatggcaactgcagttgagcaaccatggcaactgcagttgagcaaccatggcaactgcagttaaacgaacatggacgagggtctggaccagggcaactgcgggcgcgcggtgaCTGTCACGCGCAGGACAAGGGTTTTCACCGGGAACCACGGCAACTGTCTAGTGTACCACATGGTAccacgaggtacgaggcctgacagttggggcgtgtgggcgttatctactTCGCCCACACGCACACGTGTGAGAGGGATCGAAAGGGGAAAAAAAGGTGTGTGGGCATATACTTGTTTTGCCCATACATATGTATGTGGGTTGTTCctcttatacaccacacaaaatATGTGGGCAGACtccctaacgcccacacgtgtggcacttatcggcaTCCTAAATTTATTCAatgaacaaaaaataaataaaaaacatgaATACAAAGATCATTCAAGTTCTTTAAAGGCTTAAAACTAGTTACATTCTTTGATCCATTTATATTGATCTTGCTAACTTAAATCGATAATAAAGGCCGGTTTTGATCTTTACGAGATAAAGTTCATTTTTATCACTTGTTGAAGTTTCGCAAGTGTCAGAGTCTATTTGTACCAGAGGATAAATGAATTCAGTTTGTTTTATCTTTTCAAGCTAAAGTTATTTAAATATAAATTGTCATTACGTCTTTGTTCTTTAAATTTATTTGTTTGAGTATATTATATTTTATCAACTTTAAATAACACAGGGCAAACTTAAGAATAACTCTAGATTACTTCTTCTTTCTGATCAGCTAATATTATGTCATGCCATTGCGTTTTAGGAAATTACTGAGTATCTATACCGTTCTCATAAATAATCTTTGCAATGGAGTAGATGTGCTTTTGTGTTTATCTATCCAATGTTGAAAAATGTGTTTTCCCTCTCTTAGTTTTGTCTTATGTAAATATCTCGTTGTTATCCCATCATATATTTGGTCTAAATATAATTGGATGTTTGGCTAATGCTTGTAGACATTTGTGGTGAACCTGATGAAGCCAAACTTCTGTGCAATGCAATGCATAAAGTGACTCTATAACATTGGTTGAGCAGGTAATGTAAGCTTATCTTCGTATTTTCAGTCGAGGGATCATAAGTTCATAACTGTTACTTCTTTTACGGAAATGTCCCCTTTACAACCATTTGTGACTAGCTAAATTACAAGTGAGTACTAATTCCCGACAACCCTTTGCTTAGTGTCAGCTGTTGCCCACCTTCCGTCATGCTTTTATGGCAGGCTGCCACTTAGCTCTTTTATCCTGGTGCTGCTTCTTCTATCCACCTTTTATGAGTTTATCTTGCAGCTCCATTCCTCCCCTCAACCGCTTTCACCTACCTCCTATCCTCTCTCCTGGATGAACTCCTTTGCTTACCCTCCAGTCCATCCAGCTGCCTTGCTACCAGTTTGCCTCTTCCCTCGAAACAGGCCGCTTtgtaaataaagcaacaaccacaATGAGTACATGGCCGAACGATACAAGATGGTGAGGTGACCCTTTTACAAAGCCGATCCCAAGATAATCGGGGAACGCAGACCACAAGAGACTACGAGACCGAAAGATATCACAAGAAGGCATGAGAACACCGCCACACAACGCCCTAGAACACCTAAGCTCTATGACAATGCCCTCAGGAGGGGGAACGACGCCAGGTGTCGCCGCGGTTGAGTCCACATGGACAAGGGTTTTCACCCGGAACCCAGGCACGGAGAGGAGCACCACGACGACATCTTCAAGAAGATAACGACGCCCGTGAGCGTCGCCGTCACCAGCGACAAAGCACAGAGCTTTCGCTTGGAAGCTCCCCCATGCCACCATGAGGTCTTCAAGAGAGGCATGGCGAGTCCAGGTCCCCAGCTCCAGATCGAGGCGCCGCCACTGCCAAAGACAAAGGGCTCGCCTGAGCCATTTGCCTCTTCCCTAGTGCTACTGCTCTCATGTTTGGCAGTTTCCTCCCTATAGCCCCTAGTATGACTGATGACTTTGGACATTTCCCATTCCCAATTTGTGCACATGTTCTTAACTGCACGTAGATGACAATGTTCCTTGCTATGCAGTATGTATAATACAATGAAACACTCTCCCTTTCCTCCCTATAGCTCCTCAGATGTATCAGGTCCTATTGTGACTCTGAAAGTTGTCACCTTAATGTAAATATTTGATAATTAGCAACACCAAGCATTTGGCTTCAAAGTTCAAAGTTCCTTCACGTATACATGTTTATAAGTACGCCCTTTCACATTGATGATCATTTTAAATAGTAATGATACATACCTATTCATGAACTAGTGATTGCTATGCGAGCATGTTGTCGTTTAGTCCAGTTCTTCAGTTTTGCTTCCTACAGATCTTTAAATTGATGACTGGATCAAAATGATATTAATAGATTTATATAAAAATGCTTCCACCGCAGTTATAATTTTGGATTTACTTTTCTGGGCGAAGGTGCAAAAACTCTGCACGTGTTTCATTAAGAAAAGGAGAAGGTTTTGATTCAATACAAGAAAGCCACATGTGGCTAATTCACTCTCAAGGAACTGTGGTTAATGCAAATTATTGTTGAAAGCATGCTCACATCTATCTGCCTTCACTTTTATCTTGGGCAACACCATGTCCATGTATGTGCTCTCGCATTACAAAGCACCGCTGCTCCTCTTGCTCCACACAGATATCTCTGCGGCGGCCCTTTGTGCACCTCCTTCTTCCTTGATAGCCACCACTGCCAGAGTTTTTAACCAAAAATTACCACATTTGCCGgaaacgtgacagaaaactaccactctacgtttttgtgcgaaaaactaccaaAATTTTCCTAagccgtggcaaaaaactaccaactcGCGTAATCGCTCGCTTTGCCCGCGCTAACCCCTAttctgaccggttgggcccgccAACAGTTGCCACGCAGGCTAACTGACGCCCGGCGCGCGCGGACGGCCGTTAACGGCCCGTCCCCTGTCGGAACGGCCGCTGTCGGTCGGGTCAATAAGTGAgagcgagcgagctcagccactcgctcattctcttcctcctcgctcgctctcactcgtcctcatcctctcccctctccctggTGCTCTGAGCTAGGTCAGCCTGGCGCCGTCGTCGCCGCGGCCATTGCTGCCGGTAGAAGTTGAGGATGCCATCCTGGAATGACGATGAGAGCTCGGACGAGGACATCAACATGGTTTCAATGGATCCTCAGCTCTTTGTAAGTGCATAATGGTGGAAcagagttagggttagggttagttcatccaagTTGGAGATTCCAAGTTGCTTTAGGTTTGATTCGAAGTTTCTTTTGCAGGAAACCCCTGACAGTGTGGTGGAACCATCTTTCTGTGGTTCTTACACTGAATCTGAGCCGACGTGCATGATGCATCATCAGAGGCCGAAGAAGATGGTGGCTTTTGAAGGTGCTTTGACTGGGAGGCGATTCCTGGGTTGTCCTGTGCAGCAGGTATTAAATCTTGTTTTGCTGGTGGAGATGTGTGGTGCAGCATGTGGTGCAGAGATGTGTGATGTGCAGAGATGTGTGTTGTAGTTAACTGAATTCAATACATGACTGAACCTTAGAACACCTACATGCAGAGATCTTTAGTGTACTGTGAACTGAATGTATTAGTTAGGTGTTTACTGAATATAGCTGTTACCTAAAAAAGAACAGAGTTAAATGAATTTATATCTACTGCTAAATATAGTTGTTAACTGAATTTATGTCTGATGCTAATTCAGAGAGCATATTGATGTAGGTGTGAACTTTGGTTATCTGTACTAAGTTTGTTACTAAGTGATTTGTGCTTAAGTATAAATAATTGCTTCTGTAGGATGTAGGTGTGAACTGTGGGGTTGTGGAGTGGGTGGATGGTCCTTGGCCAAGGAGCAAAGGTGCATTCTTCAAAGCCAAGCAGATATCATTCAGAACACGAGGAAGGCCATGAAggaagtggagggggacagggacctacttaagaaagagaagaagaagctggagtaTCTGATTGCTGATCTGGTCAATGCTGGGCATGCCAGCAAAGATAAGCTGGAGAGGATCAAGGCAATTATGAATGAGTGAAGTGCTTGGTGTGTGGGTTAAGTAATTAGTAGACCTATATATATAGCTGGCCTTGGAATGTCATGCATGTTAGGTGTATATTTTGggaaagttttatgtgctttcagaaTGGTATGAGGGAGGGAGGTACTCTTATGGTTTAAGAACTAGTTGGTTTTATCTATGATGTAATGACTTTTATGTTAAGACCTACTATGCTAAGTGAGTACTCATGCTAAGTTAATTAAGTAAGAATGTTTTATCTATGATGAGTctgttttactctgcatatatcatGTGTGGATAACTGACAGTAGTGACATAGTTGGAAGTAGAAAGCAGCAAGTAACATATATAGCAGAGTGCAAGTAGCTTAGATAGTGTGACAAATAACTTAACATATGTAGCAAGTAGCAACTAACATATATAGATAATCTGACATAGATAGATAGTACTACCATTCATAGTCTGACATAGATAGCAACTAGTAGTAGATAGTGCCTGACATAGATAGCAAGTAGATAGTGCTGACGAAACTGAGCCTAGGAACTTACTGAACTTATGAAAGTCCAggactgacgaaactgaatttttttgcaCTGAACTAACTGAAGGCAGcacttcactcctccttcttcagcATCTTCAGGCGATGGGAGCAGCGCACTGCAGTcacggccgccctcttcttcttgccCGGCGCCGGCTCCACCACATCTTCCTCGCCGCCATCTTGTTCTTGCTTCACCACGACGCCGTCTGGGAGATCGACCTCCGGCAGCGCATCCATGTGGATTGGGAGGTTCCTGTCCCCCTCCAGGGCGTCGAGGACGGGAGCCAGCAGCTGCACTTCAGGCTCGTCGTCGGAGAGGACGACGACCTCATCCACCTCGTCAGATTCGTCAGACGACTCGTCCTCATCATCTTCACTGGACTCGTCGTCAGAGGACTCGTCGTCTGAAGACTCGTCGTCAGAGTCGTCAGAGGGGCCAAGGACCCATGGATTGCGCCTGTCCCAGTAGGCGTTGTTGattggggctgggagcgcgaggacggcgtcggtgacgtggtccgcggcggccggcggcgtggtGCATGAGCGGTACATCCACCATCGGGCGCGTTGCCTGGGGTCGGGGGAGCGCTCCACCTCGCGCATCGCC
Above is a window of Triticum dicoccoides isolate Atlit2015 ecotype Zavitan chromosome 5B, WEW_v2.0, whole genome shotgun sequence DNA encoding:
- the LOC119312045 gene encoding 60S ribosomal protein L36a, which codes for MVNVPKTKKTYCKNKECKKHTLHKVTQYKKGKDSLSAQGKRRYDRKQSGYGGQTKPVFHKKAKTTKKIVLKLQCQSCKHYSQRAIKRCKHFEIGGDKKGKGTSLF